A DNA window from Pseudomonas wuhanensis contains the following coding sequences:
- the ligA gene encoding NAD-dependent DNA ligase LigA, protein MTAAETRILELRAELDQHNYRYHVLDEPSIPDAEYDRLFHELKALEAAHPELITSDSPTQRVGSAALSAFTQVRHEVPMLSLGNAFEETDMREFDRRVTEGLDLPVGDLFGGGAAVEYSCEPKLDGLAVSLLYQDGVLVRGATRGDGTTGEDISVNVRTVRNIPLKLHGTGWPATLEVRGEVFMSKAGFERLNATQLEVGGKTFANPRNAAAGSLRQLDSKITANRPLEFCCYGIGQISADIADTHIGNLQQLKAWGMPISHELKLAHGIEECLDYYRDIGERRNALPYEIDGVVFKVNSIASQRELGFRAREPRWAIAHKFPAMEELTELLDVEFQVGRTGAVTPVARLKPVRVAGVTVANATLHNMDEVARLGLMIGDTVIIRRAGDVIPQVVQVVVERRPQDARPVQIPEQCPVCGSHVERTQLVKRSKGRETISEGAVYRCVGRLACGAQLKQAIIHFVSRRAMDIEGLGEKSVEQLVDEGLVSSPADLYALTFEQIVDLEGFAELSSKNLLAAIEDSKQPSLARFIYALGIPDVGEETAKVLARSLGSLERVQQALPHVLTYLPDVGLEVAHEIHSFFEDAHNQQVIKDLLRHGLQIQDQGELGAEFSASTTLGGFLDKLHIPSVGPGGAQKLADKFGSLEAVMSADWLDMRQALPEKQATSVREFFAGTENRQLAEAAEKQLLDFGMHWQSEKKVVEGLPLAGQTWVLTGSLELMSRDVAKDKLESLGAKVAGSVSAKTHCVVAGPGAGSKLAKANELGLKVLDEEAFVEFLKKHGIDV, encoded by the coding sequence ATGACTGCCGCCGAAACCCGCATTCTAGAGCTGCGCGCCGAGCTCGATCAGCACAACTATCGCTACCATGTTCTGGACGAGCCCAGCATTCCGGACGCCGAGTACGATCGCCTGTTCCACGAGCTCAAGGCCCTCGAAGCAGCGCATCCCGAATTGATCACCAGCGACTCGCCGACTCAGCGTGTCGGCAGCGCCGCATTGTCGGCGTTCACTCAGGTGCGTCATGAAGTGCCAATGCTCAGTCTGGGCAACGCCTTCGAAGAAACCGACATGCGCGAATTCGATCGCCGGGTGACGGAAGGGCTGGACCTGCCGGTCGGCGACTTGTTCGGCGGTGGCGCAGCGGTGGAATACAGCTGCGAACCCAAGCTCGATGGCCTGGCGGTCAGTCTGCTGTACCAGGACGGTGTGCTGGTGCGCGGCGCCACTCGCGGCGATGGCACCACCGGCGAAGACATCAGCGTCAACGTGCGCACCGTGCGCAATATTCCGCTCAAGCTGCACGGCACCGGCTGGCCGGCGACCCTCGAAGTGCGTGGCGAAGTGTTCATGTCCAAGGCCGGTTTCGAGCGGCTCAACGCCACGCAACTGGAAGTCGGCGGCAAGACCTTCGCCAACCCGCGTAACGCGGCGGCGGGCAGTTTGCGGCAGCTGGATTCGAAGATCACCGCCAACCGTCCGCTGGAATTCTGCTGCTACGGCATCGGCCAGATTTCGGCCGATATCGCCGACACGCACATTGGCAATCTGCAGCAACTCAAAGCCTGGGGGATGCCGATCAGCCATGAGCTGAAACTGGCGCACGGCATCGAAGAATGCCTGGATTACTATCGCGACATCGGCGAGCGTCGCAATGCGCTGCCCTATGAAATCGACGGCGTGGTGTTCAAGGTCAACAGCATTGCGTCCCAGCGTGAACTGGGCTTCCGCGCTCGCGAACCGCGCTGGGCGATTGCGCACAAATTCCCGGCCATGGAAGAGCTCACCGAACTGCTCGACGTGGAATTCCAGGTCGGTCGCACTGGTGCCGTGACGCCGGTGGCGCGTTTGAAACCGGTCAGGGTTGCGGGCGTCACCGTGGCCAATGCGACCTTGCACAACATGGATGAAGTGGCGCGGCTGGGCCTGATGATTGGCGACACCGTGATCATTCGTCGCGCCGGTGACGTGATCCCGCAAGTGGTGCAAGTGGTTGTCGAGCGTCGTCCGCAGGATGCCCGGCCGGTGCAGATTCCCGAGCAGTGCCCGGTCTGCGGTTCCCATGTCGAGCGCACGCAACTGGTCAAGCGCAGCAAGGGGCGCGAGACCATCAGCGAAGGCGCGGTATACCGCTGCGTCGGGCGTCTGGCCTGCGGTGCGCAACTCAAGCAAGCGATCATTCACTTTGTTTCGCGCCGTGCCATGGACATTGAAGGTCTGGGCGAGAAGAGCGTCGAGCAACTGGTAGACGAAGGCCTGGTGAGTTCGCCAGCCGATCTCTACGCCCTGACGTTCGAGCAGATCGTCGACCTGGAAGGCTTTGCCGAACTGTCGAGCAAGAACCTGCTCGCTGCTATCGAAGACAGCAAGCAGCCGAGTCTGGCACGCTTCATCTACGCCTTGGGCATTCCCGATGTCGGCGAAGAGACGGCCAAGGTCCTCGCGCGTTCTCTCGGCTCGCTGGAGCGGGTTCAGCAGGCGTTGCCGCACGTGCTCACGTACTTGCCGGATGTCGGCCTGGAAGTGGCTCACGAGATTCACAGCTTCTTTGAAGACGCGCATAACCAGCAGGTGATCAAGGATCTGCTCAGGCATGGCCTGCAGATTCAGGATCAGGGCGAGCTGGGTGCCGAGTTTTCCGCCAGCACCACGCTGGGCGGCTTCCTCGACAAATTACACATCCCTTCGGTCGGGCCGGGCGGGGCGCAGAAGCTTGCCGATAAGTTCGGCTCGCTCGAAGCGGTGATGAGCGCTGATTGGCTGGACATGCGTCAGGCACTGCCGGAGAAGCAGGCAACTTCGGTTCGCGAGTTCTTTGCGGGCACGGAAAATCGTCAGCTCGCCGAGGCCGCCGAAAAGCAGCTGCTTGATTTCGGCATGCATTGGCAGAGCGAGAAAAAAGTCGTCGAAGGGTTGCCGCTGGCCGGGCAGACCTGGGTGCTGACCGGTTCGCTGGAGCTGATGAGTCGCGATGTGGCCAAGGACAAGCTTGAAAGCCTTGGCGCCAAGGTGGCCGGTTCCGTGTCGGCCAAGACCCATTGCGTGGTCGCCGGCCCGGGCGCGGGATCGAAGTTGGCCAAGGCCAATGAGTTGGGGTTGAAGGTGCTGGATGAAGAGGCGTTTGTCGAGTTTCTGAAGAAGCACGGTATCGACGTTTAA
- the smc gene encoding chromosome segregation protein SMC, translating to MRLKCIKLAGFKSFVDPTTVNFPSNMAAVVGPNGCGKSNIIDAVRWVMGESSAKNLRGESMTDVIFNGSTSRKPVSQASIELVFDNTDGTLLGEWAAYAEISIRRKVTRDSQTTYYLNGAKCRRRDITDIFLGTGLGPRSYSIIEQGMISKLIESKPEDLRNFIEEAAGISKYKERRRETENRIRRTHENLARLTDLREELERQLERLHRQAEAAKKYQEYKGEERQLKAQLSALRWQALNEQVGQRESIIGTQEVTFEALVAEQRNADAAIERLRDGHHDLSERFNLVQGRFYSVGGDIARVEQSIQHGQQRLRQLQDDLKEAERARLETESHLGHDRTLLLTLGEELDMLTPEQEVTSAAAEEAAAALEESETTMHGWQEQWDTFNLTAAEPRRQSEVQQSRIQQLETSMERLADRQKRLGEERALLSADPEDAAIMELSEQLAASEATLEDLQASEEAQVERLEQLRQELQQALSAQQQAQGDLQRLNGRLASLEALQQAALDPGTGTAEWLREQHLADRPRLAEGLKVEAGWELAVETVLGADLQAVLVDDFGDFDLAGFAQGDLRLLSPATDGVRMPGSLLDKVEAQIDLSPWLGQVKPVDSLEQALALRGQLAAGQSLISRDGYWVGRHFLRVRRASEAESGVLARGQEIQRLGLEREEREATVETLETQLQNLRAQQRQQENGREHLRRLLQDEARQQGELKAQLSAGKAKVEQLTLRRTRLDEELTELSEQRALEHENIGEARLQLQEALDSMALDTEQRELLLAQRDSLRERLDRVRQEARQHKDHAHQLAVRLGSLKAQHDSTRQALERLEMQSERLTEKREQLSLNLEEGEAPLEELRLKLEELLDKRMTVDEELKTAQMAMEDADRELRDAEKRRNQAEQQSQLIRGQLEHQRMEWQALTVRRKTLEDQLLEDGYDLHGVIATLVAQTSEKDAEEELERIAARIQRLGAINLAAIDEYQQQSERKRYLDAQNDDLVEALDTLENVIRKIDKETRNRFKDTFDQINGGLQALFPKVFGGGRAYLELTGEDLLDTGVTIMAQPPGKKNSTIHLLSGGEKALTALALVFAIFKLNPAPFCMLDEVDAPLDDANVGRYARLVKEMSQTVQFIYITHNKIAMEMADQLMGVTMHEPGCSRLVAVDVEEAMAMVDA from the coding sequence GTGCGGCTCAAGTGCATCAAACTGGCGGGGTTCAAATCCTTCGTCGACCCGACCACGGTGAACTTCCCCAGTAACATGGCGGCCGTGGTCGGCCCCAATGGTTGCGGCAAGTCGAACATCATCGACGCCGTGCGTTGGGTGATGGGCGAGAGCTCGGCCAAGAACTTGCGCGGCGAGTCGATGACCGACGTCATCTTCAATGGTTCGACCAGCCGTAAACCGGTGAGTCAGGCCAGCATTGAGCTGGTGTTCGATAACACCGACGGTACCCTGCTCGGCGAATGGGCTGCCTATGCGGAAATTTCCATTCGCCGCAAAGTGACCCGCGACAGCCAGACCACCTACTACCTCAACGGCGCCAAATGCCGCCGTCGCGATATCACCGATATCTTTCTGGGTACCGGCCTTGGCCCGCGCAGCTATTCGATTATCGAGCAGGGGATGATCTCCAAGCTGATCGAATCCAAGCCCGAAGACCTGCGCAATTTCATCGAAGAAGCCGCCGGTATTTCCAAGTACAAGGAGCGTCGGCGCGAGACTGAAAACCGTATCCGCCGCACCCACGAAAACCTTGCCCGCCTGACCGACCTGCGCGAAGAACTCGAACGTCAGCTTGAACGCTTGCACCGCCAGGCCGAGGCCGCCAAGAAGTATCAGGAATACAAAGGCGAGGAGCGTCAGCTCAAGGCCCAGCTGTCGGCCCTGCGCTGGCAGGCGTTGAACGAACAGGTCGGCCAGCGCGAGTCGATCATCGGCACTCAGGAAGTCACCTTTGAAGCCCTGGTGGCCGAGCAACGCAATGCCGACGCCGCTATCGAACGCCTGCGTGACGGTCATCACGATCTGTCCGAACGTTTCAACCTGGTGCAGGGGCGTTTCTATTCGGTCGGCGGTGATATCGCCCGGGTCGAGCAGAGCATTCAGCACGGTCAGCAGCGCTTGCGTCAGTTGCAGGACGACCTGAAAGAAGCCGAGCGCGCGCGGCTGGAAACCGAGTCTCACCTGGGTCACGACCGCACCTTGCTGCTGACCTTGGGCGAAGAGCTGGACATGCTCACGCCGGAACAGGAAGTCACCAGCGCCGCCGCCGAAGAAGCCGCCGCGGCCCTCGAAGAATCCGAAACCACCATGCACGGTTGGCAGGAGCAGTGGGACACCTTCAACCTCACCGCCGCCGAGCCGCGCCGTCAGTCTGAAGTTCAGCAGTCGCGAATCCAGCAGCTGGAAACCAGCATGGAACGTTTGGCCGATCGCCAGAAGCGCCTTGGCGAAGAGCGTGCGTTGCTGTCGGCGGACCCGGAAGACGCGGCGATCATGGAGCTCAGCGAGCAGTTGGCCGCGAGTGAAGCGACGCTGGAAGATTTACAGGCCAGTGAAGAAGCGCAGGTCGAGCGCCTTGAGCAACTGCGTCAGGAACTGCAGCAAGCGCTGTCGGCGCAGCAGCAGGCCCAAGGTGATTTGCAGCGCCTCAACGGACGACTGGCGTCGTTGGAAGCCTTGCAGCAAGCCGCGCTCGATCCTGGCACCGGCACCGCCGAATGGCTTCGCGAGCAGCATCTGGCGGATCGTCCTCGTCTGGCCGAAGGCCTGAAGGTCGAGGCCGGTTGGGAACTGGCGGTGGAAACCGTGCTCGGCGCCGACCTGCAAGCGGTGCTGGTGGATGACTTCGGTGATTTCGATCTGGCCGGGTTTGCCCAAGGCGATTTGCGCCTGCTCAGCCCGGCCACCGATGGCGTGCGCATGCCCGGCAGTTTGCTCGACAAGGTCGAGGCGCAGATCGATTTGTCGCCATGGTTGGGGCAGGTCAAACCGGTCGACAGCCTTGAGCAGGCCTTGGCCTTGCGCGGGCAATTAGCCGCCGGCCAAAGCCTGATCAGCCGCGACGGTTACTGGGTCGGCCGACACTTTTTGCGTGTGCGCCGGGCCAGCGAAGCGGAAAGCGGCGTGCTCGCCCGTGGCCAGGAAATCCAGCGGTTGGGCCTTGAACGCGAAGAGCGCGAAGCCACGGTCGAAACCCTGGAAACCCAACTTCAGAATCTCAGGGCGCAACAGCGTCAGCAGGAAAACGGCCGCGAACATTTGCGCCGTCTGCTGCAAGACGAAGCCCGCCAGCAGGGCGAGTTAAAAGCCCAGTTATCCGCCGGCAAAGCCAAGGTCGAGCAGTTGACTCTGCGCCGCACCCGTCTTGACGAAGAACTTACCGAGCTGAGCGAACAGCGCGCCCTGGAACACGAAAACATCGGCGAAGCGCGCCTGCAATTGCAGGAAGCCCTCGACAGCATGGCGCTGGACACCGAGCAGCGTGAGTTGCTGCTGGCCCAGCGCGACAGCCTGCGCGAACGCCTCGACCGGGTGCGTCAAGAAGCCCGGCAGCACAAGGATCATGCGCATCAATTGGCGGTGCGCCTCGGTTCGCTGAAGGCGCAACACGATTCCACTCGCCAGGCCCTTGAACGGCTGGAAATGCAGTCCGAGCGCCTGACCGAGAAGCGCGAACAGCTCAGCCTCAATTTGGAGGAGGGCGAGGCGCCACTCGAAGAACTGCGCCTGAAACTCGAAGAGCTGCTCGACAAGCGCATGACCGTCGACGAAGAACTCAAGACCGCGCAAATGGCCATGGAAGATGCCGACCGCGAACTGCGTGACGCCGAAAAGCGCCGCAATCAGGCCGAGCAGCAATCGCAATTGATCCGTGGCCAACTCGAACACCAGCGCATGGAATGGCAAGCCCTGACCGTGCGTCGCAAGACCCTTGAAGATCAGTTGCTGGAAGACGGCTACGACCTCCACGGCGTGATAGCGACCCTCGTCGCGCAGACCAGCGAGAAAGATGCCGAAGAAGAACTCGAGCGCATTGCCGCGCGGATTCAGCGCCTCGGCGCGATCAACCTCGCGGCCATCGACGAGTACCAGCAACAATCCGAGCGTAAACGTTATCTGGATGCGCAGAACGACGATCTGGTGGAGGCGCTGGACACGCTCGAGAACGTGATTCGCAAGATCGACAAGGAAACCCGAAACCGCTTCAAAGATACCTTTGATCAGATCAATGGCGGTTTACAGGCCCTTTTCCCAAAAGTTTTCGGTGGAGGACGCGCGTATTTGGAACTGACGGGCGAAGATCTACTCGATACAGGGGTAACGATCATGGCGCAGCCGCCAGGAAAGAAGAACAGCACCATCCATTTGCTCTCCGGTGGCGAAAAAGCCCTGACTGCATTGGCCCTGGTATTTGCGATCTTCAAGTTGAATCCGGCGCCCTTCTGCATGCTCGATGAGGTTGACGCGCCATTGGATGACGCTAACGTTGGACGCTACGCACGGCTGGTCAAGGAGATGTCGCAGACGGTGCAGTTCATCTACATCACCCACAACAAGATCGCCATGGAAATGGCCGATCAATTGATGGGGGTGACGATGCACGAACCGGGTTGCTCGCGTCTGGTGGCAGTAGATGTGGAGGAGGCGATGGCCATGGTGGACGCCTGA
- a CDS encoding zinc-binding metallopeptidase family protein — translation MYRFFEQLSSRIAAPFMGERSRNSKVWHCRCGQSLFFRNSQCLACSAALGYQPQQSRLSSLQPGPQADTWLLDADPDAGVFRRCANLDSPAACNWLLPANDHDGLCTACSLNRTIPDLSIPENHERWRKVEIAKRRLVAQLFSLGLQVIPKTVDEEAGLAFDFIGIDLEGKPPTTGHANGLITLDIKEADDAHREQVRVQMHEPYRTLLGHFRHEVGHYYWDRLVANSHWLEPFRGLFGDERESYAEALERHYQQGAPLDWQQYYVSAYATMHPWEDWAETWAHYLHMMDAVDTALGFGMSAQEMDFDYQPFPPSTLFDPQHPGGPAFLSFVNAWIELAGMLNELSRSMGQPDFYPFVLPPAVIAKLHFIHLVIQQEGGRADEVLAQ, via the coding sequence ATGTACCGCTTTTTCGAACAGCTCAGTTCACGCATCGCCGCGCCCTTCATGGGTGAGCGTTCGCGCAACAGCAAGGTCTGGCATTGCCGCTGCGGGCAATCGCTGTTCTTTCGCAACAGTCAGTGCCTGGCCTGCTCGGCGGCGCTGGGTTATCAGCCGCAGCAGAGTCGCTTGTCTTCGCTGCAGCCCGGCCCGCAAGCGGATACCTGGTTGCTCGACGCCGATCCCGACGCCGGTGTGTTCCGTCGCTGCGCCAATCTTGATTCCCCGGCCGCGTGCAACTGGTTGCTGCCGGCCAATGATCACGATGGGTTGTGCACCGCCTGTAGCCTGAATCGCACCATCCCCGACCTGTCGATCCCCGAGAATCACGAGCGCTGGCGCAAAGTGGAAATCGCCAAGCGTCGTCTGGTGGCACAGCTGTTCAGCCTGGGTTTGCAGGTCATTCCGAAAACCGTGGACGAAGAGGCCGGTCTGGCCTTCGACTTCATCGGTATCGACCTCGAAGGCAAACCGCCGACCACCGGGCATGCCAACGGTCTGATCACCCTCGATATCAAGGAAGCCGACGACGCCCACCGCGAACAGGTCCGCGTGCAGATGCACGAACCTTATCGCACGCTGCTCGGTCACTTTCGTCACGAGGTAGGGCATTACTACTGGGACCGTTTGGTCGCCAACAGTCATTGGCTGGAACCGTTCCGCGGCCTGTTCGGCGACGAGCGTGAAAGTTACGCCGAGGCGCTTGAGCGGCATTATCAGCAAGGCGCTCCGCTCGACTGGCAGCAATATTACGTCAGTGCCTACGCCACCATGCACCCTTGGGAAGACTGGGCGGAAACCTGGGCCCACTATCTGCACATGATGGATGCAGTGGACACTGCGCTGGGTTTTGGCATGAGTGCGCAGGAAATGGATTTTGATTATCAGCCGTTTCCGCCGAGCACGCTCTTCGACCCGCAGCACCCCGGCGGTCCGGCGTTCCTGTCGTTCGTCAATGCATGGATCGAACTGGCCGGCATGCTCAATGAACTGTCACGCAGCATGGGACAGCCGGATTTCTATCCGTTCGTCCTGCCGCCGGCGGTGATTGCCAAGCTGCACTTCATTCACCTGGTGATCCAGCAAGAGGGCGGCAGGGCGGATGAGGTGTTGGCGCAATAG
- a CDS encoding substrate-binding periplasmic protein, protein MRFALGALLLVSLSVAAAEVPLRFVVSDSWAMPMVQMERGRPTQGILHDIMLSLATQVGMPAEFHVLPRARVQNAMDHGEVDIRCHVSQSWLPNLPGDYIWSVPLVVQRDLLIGRRDSPTSVNLADLPRQSIGTVRGYSYPTLQPLFDANRQHREDARNQEQVLDKLLAGRYHYAVSNQWTLDWFNQRLLPDRQLQSVALVHEQTVGCYMRNDPKVPVQRILDTLLQMKMSGEIDDIIRLYTGNPAANQ, encoded by the coding sequence ATGCGTTTTGCCTTGGGGGCACTGCTGTTGGTCAGCCTGAGCGTCGCGGCCGCCGAGGTGCCGTTGCGCTTTGTCGTGTCCGACAGCTGGGCCATGCCCATGGTGCAAATGGAACGCGGCCGACCGACCCAGGGCATTCTGCACGACATCATGCTCAGCCTGGCGACACAAGTCGGCATGCCCGCGGAGTTTCATGTATTGCCTCGGGCGCGAGTGCAAAACGCCATGGACCACGGCGAAGTCGATATCCGCTGCCATGTCTCACAGTCCTGGCTACCGAACCTGCCCGGGGACTATATCTGGAGCGTACCGCTGGTGGTCCAGCGCGACTTGCTGATTGGCCGGCGCGATTCACCCACATCAGTCAACCTGGCGGACCTGCCGCGACAGTCGATCGGCACCGTGCGCGGCTATAGTTACCCGACCCTGCAACCACTGTTCGACGCCAACCGGCAGCATCGCGAAGACGCGCGCAATCAGGAACAGGTGCTGGATAAGCTCCTGGCTGGACGCTACCACTACGCCGTGAGCAACCAATGGACCCTGGACTGGTTCAACCAGCGCCTGCTGCCCGACCGACAACTGCAAAGCGTAGCGCTGGTACACGAACAAACCGTCGGTTGCTACATGCGCAACGACCCCAAGGTGCCTGTGCAACGCATTCTGGACACATTGCTGCAAATGAAAATGTCCGGGGAGATCGATGACATTATCCGGCTCTACACCGGCAACCCTGCTGCCAACCAGTAG
- a CDS encoding putative bifunctional diguanylate cyclase/phosphodiesterase: MDEKYRRAVDAAAIFSETDLNGRITYVNDQFCAVSGYSREELLGQNHRLLNSGLHPADFFAAMWRTIALGNIWKGEICNRAKDGSLYWVESTMVPVLDDATGRVHRYLSIRFDISEKRQLLQSLQWRVGHDVLTGLPNRAFLSDLLDQALEFSRHENIPLAVCMLDLDGFKAVNDGYGHASGDRLLVEVAKRLRDIVRGEDVVARLAGDEFVLVLRYVRDLPELCAALNRVLGAISAPYTLHGKDINVFASIGVTLFPHDNEDAETLLRHADQAMYVAKQSGRNRFHLFDVSRDQEVKATHQTVERVRQALVAGELRLHFQPKVNMRRGVVVGFEALLRWEHPQNGMVPPREFLPLVEDTDLIIDIGEWVMDQVLSQLHRWQQAGQGWPVSINIAARHFQRADFVDRLRQLLARHAQVAPQMLDLEIVESVAIENIQHVSACLQACQALGVQFSLGDFGTGYSSLSYLKRLRTQTIKIDKSFVRDILNDRDDLALTTAVIGLARAFGRQVIAEGLESLEHGELLLRLGCEVAQGYFIARPMPPGEVPDWVAGFVAPSQWQMLGQTA; encoded by the coding sequence ATGGATGAGAAATACCGCAGGGCCGTGGATGCCGCCGCTATTTTTTCCGAGACCGATCTGAACGGCCGGATTACCTACGTCAACGATCAATTCTGCGCCGTGTCAGGCTACAGTCGCGAGGAACTGCTGGGGCAGAACCATCGTCTGCTGAACTCCGGCCTGCATCCCGCCGATTTCTTCGCCGCCATGTGGCGCACCATCGCCCTGGGCAATATCTGGAAGGGCGAAATCTGTAATCGCGCCAAGGATGGCAGCCTGTATTGGGTCGAGAGCACCATGGTGCCGGTGCTCGATGATGCCACTGGGCGCGTTCACCGATACCTGTCGATTCGTTTCGACATCAGCGAAAAACGCCAGCTCTTGCAATCCTTGCAATGGCGGGTCGGGCATGACGTGCTAACCGGGCTGCCTAATCGCGCGTTCCTGTCGGATTTGCTGGATCAGGCGCTGGAATTCTCCCGGCATGAGAACATTCCGTTGGCGGTGTGCATGCTTGACCTCGACGGGTTCAAGGCGGTCAACGACGGTTACGGTCACGCCAGTGGCGACAGGTTGCTGGTGGAAGTGGCCAAGCGTTTGCGCGACATTGTGCGCGGCGAAGACGTGGTGGCGCGACTGGCCGGTGACGAGTTCGTGCTGGTGCTGCGTTATGTGCGTGATCTGCCGGAATTGTGCGCAGCGCTGAATCGCGTGTTGGGGGCGATTTCGGCGCCTTACACGCTGCATGGCAAGGACATCAATGTGTTTGCCAGTATCGGCGTCACCCTGTTTCCCCATGACAACGAAGATGCCGAAACCCTGCTGCGTCATGCCGATCAGGCGATGTACGTGGCCAAGCAGAGCGGGCGAAACCGCTTTCATCTATTCGATGTCTCTCGGGATCAGGAGGTCAAGGCCACTCACCAGACCGTCGAACGGGTGCGTCAGGCGCTGGTCGCCGGTGAATTGCGCCTGCATTTTCAGCCCAAGGTGAACATGCGCCGTGGCGTGGTCGTCGGTTTCGAGGCGTTGTTGCGGTGGGAGCACCCGCAAAATGGCATGGTGCCACCCCGGGAGTTTTTGCCGCTGGTGGAGGATACCGACCTGATCATCGATATCGGTGAATGGGTGATGGACCAGGTTCTGTCGCAGTTGCACCGTTGGCAGCAAGCGGGGCAGGGCTGGCCGGTCAGTATCAACATCGCGGCGCGACATTTTCAGCGCGCTGATTTCGTCGACCGGCTCAGGCAGCTACTCGCTCGACATGCCCAGGTCGCCCCGCAGATGCTCGATCTGGAAATCGTCGAGTCGGTAGCGATCGAGAATATCCAGCATGTCAGTGCCTGTTTGCAGGCCTGTCAGGCGTTGGGAGTGCAGTTTTCGCTGGGTGACTTTGGCACCGGTTACTCGTCCCTGAGTTACCTCAAGCGTTTGCGAACCCAAACCATCAAGATCGATAAGTCGTTCGTGCGTGACATTCTGAATGATCGTGACGACCTGGCCCTGACCACGGCGGTGATTGGCCTGGCCCGGGCGTTCGGCCGGCAGGTGATTGCCGAGGGACTGGAAAGCCTTGAGCACGGCGAATTGCTGTTGAGGCTGGGATGCGAAGTCGCTCAAGGCTACTTCATCGCTCGCCCGATGCCGCCCGGAGAGGTGCCAGACTGGGTGGCGGGTTTTGTCGCCCCGTCGCAATGGCAGATGCTCGGCCAGACAGCCTGA
- the zipA gene encoding cell division protein ZipA yields MEIGLREWLIVIGIIVIAGILFDGWRRMRGGKGKLKFRLDRNLSNLPDEDTSAELLGPPRVLDTHKEPQLDEHDLPSVSMPAREPRESRESGSKRGKRGHGEPSQGDLNLNLDLDGGPSFNSRDDDFPDDTKPASPADKDQPQAEEVLVISVICRDPAGFKGPALLQNILESGLRFGEMDIFHRHESMAGNGEVLFSMANAVKPGVFDLDDIDHFSTPAVSFFLGLPGPRHPKQAFDVMVAAARKLSQELNGELKDDQRSVLTAQTIEHYRQRIVEFERRALTQKR; encoded by the coding sequence ATGGAAATCGGTCTGCGCGAGTGGCTGATCGTCATCGGCATTATTGTCATTGCCGGTATTCTTTTCGATGGCTGGCGTCGCATGCGCGGCGGCAAGGGAAAACTGAAATTTCGTCTTGACCGAAATTTGTCCAACCTGCCGGACGAGGACACCAGCGCCGAGCTGTTAGGCCCGCCCCGTGTGCTGGACACGCATAAGGAACCGCAACTGGACGAGCACGACCTGCCGTCGGTGAGCATGCCTGCGCGCGAACCCCGCGAGTCCCGCGAATCGGGCTCCAAGCGCGGCAAGCGTGGCCATGGCGAGCCATCGCAAGGCGACTTGAACCTCAACCTGGACCTGGACGGCGGCCCGAGCTTCAACAGCCGTGACGACGATTTCCCGGATGACACCAAGCCTGCCAGCCCGGCCGATAAAGATCAGCCGCAAGCCGAAGAAGTGCTGGTGATCAGTGTGATCTGCCGCGATCCGGCCGGCTTCAAGGGCCCAGCACTGTTGCAGAACATTCTGGAAAGCGGCCTGCGTTTCGGCGAGATGGATATTTTCCACCGTCACGAAAGCATGGCCGGTAACGGTGAAGTCCTGTTCTCCATGGCCAATGCGGTCAAGCCGGGCGTCTTCGATCTGGATGACATCGATCATTTCAGCACCCCGGCGGTGAGCTTCTTCCTCGGTCTGCCAGGTCCGCGTCATCCGAAGCAAGCCTTCGACGTGATGGTAGCTGCGGCACGCAAACTGTCCCAGGAGCTGAACGGCGAACTGAAAGACGACCAGCGCAGCGTGTTGACCGCCCAAACGATTGAGCACTACCGTCAGCGCATCGTCGAGTTTGAACGCCGCGCATTGACCCAGAAGCGTTGA
- a CDS encoding helix-turn-helix domain-containing protein translates to MQISSLGPAIRRYRKVAGLTQAELGEKTGFDPKTISRFETGTYTPSVEALFLLADVLGVKLKAFFADLEDEDEQRAYLFSVIHKATPKDLGKLIAAVDQALSKPSASK, encoded by the coding sequence ATGCAAATTTCAAGTTTGGGTCCGGCCATCCGACGCTACCGTAAGGTCGCAGGGCTTACTCAGGCTGAACTCGGCGAAAAAACCGGTTTTGACCCTAAAACCATCAGTCGCTTCGAAACCGGCACCTATACCCCCAGCGTGGAAGCATTGTTTTTGCTTGCCGACGTGCTGGGCGTGAAGCTGAAAGCCTTTTTCGCAGATCTGGAAGACGAAGATGAACAGCGGGCATACCTGTTCAGCGTCATACACAAAGCCACCCCGAAGGATCTGGGAAAGCTGATCGCAGCGGTTGACCAGGCCTTGTCCAAGCCTAGTGCCAGTAAATGA